A genomic region of Salvelinus alpinus chromosome 12, SLU_Salpinus.1, whole genome shotgun sequence contains the following coding sequences:
- the LOC139535770 gene encoding fibronectin type III domain-containing protein 10-like isoform X2, translating to MRRKSLVAFSAVLFCLCRATIVSNRTRGGRYAQTSSTSSDKGSEKDVGVSPISGQQHIYNVDYFSKNETMGSPRRQGDFSHRNGTSSIKTSRGNTGTTMIFGRLDHVKGGTGWAMDGGVAPICAYRVMEEGIWGRLCFRHTQLGFRCHRGDCRTVPSAGGSLVANVLTNGSVLLQWTYEDLREEAQRTNKGNTAGHDRDKQETETRGSSVEGQKGAPGTGLREESRDFLLTELHESVPYRICLHPLASTLTPPLHSEGAAQREDLGDCVEFTVSPLGMQDIVIAMTTVGGAICVMLVIICLLVAYITENIMSPTTQHSHSTYHSHH from the exons ATGAGAAGAAAATCGCTGGTTGCCTTCTCGGCAGTACTGTTCTGTCTGTGCCGCGCGACAATCGTCTCCAACCGGACGCGCGGCGGCCGCTACGCGCAAACATCATCCACATCATCAGACAAGGGAAGCGAGAAGGACGTGGGTGTCTCCCCAATCTCTGGccaacaacatatctacaatGTTGATTATTTCAGTAAGAATGAAACAATGGGCTCACCAAGGCGGCAGGGGGACTTCAGCCATAGGAATGGCACTTCCTCCATCAAAACCAGCAGAGGCAATACAGGCACCACTATGATATTTGGCAGGCTAGACCATGTTAAAGGTGGAACAGGGTGGGCCATGGACGGAGGAGTGGCACCAATATGTGCCTACCGGGTGATGGAGGAGGGAATCTGGGGGCGGCTGTGTTTTCGACACACACAGCTGGGGTTCAGGTGTCATCGTGGAGACTGCCGGACTGTTCCATCTGCAGGAGGGTCCCTGGTGGCCAACGTTTTGACCAACGGCAGCGTGCTACTACAGTGGACATATGAAGATCTGAGGGAAGAGGCTCAAAGGACAAATAAAGGAAACACAGCTGGACATGACCGAGATAAACAAGAGACAGAGACTAGAGGATCAAGTGTAGAGGGACAGAAAGGGGCCCCTGGAACAGGGCTTAGGGAAGAGAGCAG GGACTTCTTGCTGACTGAGCTGCATGAGAGCGTCCCTTACCGCATCTGCCTGCATCCGCTTGCCTCCACCCTGACCCCACCGCTCCACTCAGAAGGAGCAGCCCAGAGGGAGGACCTGGGGGACTGTGTGGAGTTCACTGTCTCACCCTTGGGCATGCAGGACATTGTGATTGCCATGACAACAGTGGGAGGAGCCATCTGTGTGATGCTGGTCATCATCTGCCTGCTGGTGGCGTACATCACTGAGAACATCATGAGCCCCACGACACAGCACTCACACTCCACATACCACTCTCACCACTAA
- the LOC139535770 gene encoding uncharacterized protein isoform X1: MRRKSLVAFSAVLFCLCRATIVSNRTRGGRYAQTSSTSSDKGSEKDVGVSPISGQQHIYNVDYFSKNETMGSPRRQGDFSHRNGTSSIKTSRGNTGTTMIFGRLDHVKGGTGWAMDGGVAPICAYRVMEEGIWGRLCFRHTQLGFRCHRGDCRTVPSAGGSLVANVLTNGSVLLQWTYEDLREEAQRTNKGNTAGHDRDKQETETRGSSVEGQKGAPGTGLREESRFVTAPPKRVFGGRRVRRGGFGLSCWWNGSYTQFECANTHLGSGCRDFLLTELHESVPYRICLHPLASTLTPPLHSEGAAQREDLGDCVEFTVSPLGMQDIVIAMTTVGGAICVMLVIICLLVAYITENIMSPTTQHSHSTYHSHH, from the coding sequence ATGAGAAGAAAATCGCTGGTTGCCTTCTCGGCAGTACTGTTCTGTCTGTGCCGCGCGACAATCGTCTCCAACCGGACGCGCGGCGGCCGCTACGCGCAAACATCATCCACATCATCAGACAAGGGAAGCGAGAAGGACGTGGGTGTCTCCCCAATCTCTGGccaacaacatatctacaatGTTGATTATTTCAGTAAGAATGAAACAATGGGCTCACCAAGGCGGCAGGGGGACTTCAGCCATAGGAATGGCACTTCCTCCATCAAAACCAGCAGAGGCAATACAGGCACCACTATGATATTTGGCAGGCTAGACCATGTTAAAGGTGGAACAGGGTGGGCCATGGACGGAGGAGTGGCACCAATATGTGCCTACCGGGTGATGGAGGAGGGAATCTGGGGGCGGCTGTGTTTTCGACACACACAGCTGGGGTTCAGGTGTCATCGTGGAGACTGCCGGACTGTTCCATCTGCAGGAGGGTCCCTGGTGGCCAACGTTTTGACCAACGGCAGCGTGCTACTACAGTGGACATATGAAGATCTGAGGGAAGAGGCTCAAAGGACAAATAAAGGAAACACAGCTGGACATGACCGAGATAAACAAGAGACAGAGACTAGAGGATCAAGTGTAGAGGGACAGAAAGGGGCCCCTGGAACAGGGCTTAGGGAAGAGAGCAGGTTTGTAACTGCCCCACCAAAGAGGGTATTCGGTGGACGACGTGTCAGAAGGGGTGGGTTTGGGCTAAGCTGCTGGTGGAACGGGAGCTACACCCAGTTTGAGTGTGCTAACACCCATCTTGGCTCTGGTTGCAGGGACTTCTTGCTGACTGAGCTGCATGAGAGCGTCCCTTACCGCATCTGCCTGCATCCGCTTGCCTCCACCCTGACCCCACCGCTCCACTCAGAAGGAGCAGCCCAGAGGGAGGACCTGGGGGACTGTGTGGAGTTCACTGTCTCACCCTTGGGCATGCAGGACATTGTGATTGCCATGACAACAGTGGGAGGAGCCATCTGTGTGATGCTGGTCATCATCTGCCTGCTGGTGGCGTACATCACTGAGAACATCATGAGCCCCACGACACAGCACTCACACTCCACATACCACTCTCACCACTAA